The following are encoded together in the Marmota flaviventris isolate mMarFla1 chromosome 18, mMarFla1.hap1, whole genome shotgun sequence genome:
- the LOC114080080 gene encoding vomeronasal type-1 receptor 4-like — MERVIVPILKASQFKDRHVQSSPPVACQTHWLAQQRTGRVAASDVVVGIIFLSQTVVGALGNSSLLLHYLVHYLIGFKVRHTDLILQHLIVANLLALLCRGVPQTVAAFGVKGFLSNFGCKLLFYLHRVGRGVSIGSTCLLSVFQAMKISPENSSCSELKVKAPKYICFSIFLSWILYLLVNIMIISHMTGKRSNYNITSMKDYGYCSSVHLDTTSLSLYAVLVTFPDALCVGFMLWASSSMVLILHRHKQRMQHVHKTSSPRSSPESRATQTILLLVSTFVSFYTLSCIFQVCMIIFCNPHWLLVKMGAIVSGSFPALSPFLLMSRDSSASRLGLSGMRNRKIPIVRRNV; from the exons ATGGAGAGAGTAATTGTACCGATACTGAAAGCATCACAATTCAAGGATA GACATGTGCAGTCCAGTCCTCCTGTTGCCTGCCAGACCCACTGGCTGGCACAGCAGAGAACTGGCAGGGTGGCAGCCAGTGATGTGGTTGTTGGTATCATCTTCTTGTCACAGACTGTGGTTGGAGCTCTGGGcaattcctctcttctcctccattATCTGGTCCATTACCTCATAGGGTTCAAGGTAAGACACACAGACTTGATTCTTCAGCACTTGATTGTGGCCAACTTGTTAGCTCTCCTGTGTAGAGGAGTTCCCCAGACAGTGGCAGCTTTTGGAGTGAAAGGTTTCCTCAGTAATTTTGGATGCAAGCTGCTTTTCTATCTTCACAGAGTGGGTAGGGGTGTGTCCATTGGCAGCACCTGCCTCCTGAGTGTCTTCCAGGCCATGAAGATTAGTCCTGAGAATTCCAGCTGTTCAGAGCTTAAAGTGAAAGCTCCCAAATACATTTGTTTCTCCATATTCCTGAGCTGGATTCTGTACCTGCTTgtaaatattatgattatttcaCATATGACTGGAAAAAGGAGCAACTATAATATCACAAGCATGAAAGATTATGGATACTGCTCTTCTGTTCATCTTGACACAACCTCATTATCACTGTATGCAGTACTGGTAACATTCCCTGATGCCCTGTGTGTGGGGTTCATGCTCTGGGCCAGCAGCTCCATGGTGCTCATCCTGCACAGGCACAAGCAGAGAATGCAGCATGTTCATAAGACCAGCTCCCCCAGGTCTTCCCCTGAGTCTAGAGCCACCCAAACCATCCTTCTTTTGGTGAGCACTTTTGTGTCTTTTTACACACTTTCCTGCATCTTTCAGGTTTGTATGATTATTTTTTGTAATCCCCACTGGCTGCTGGTAAAGATGGGTGCAATAGTTTCTGGGAGTTTCCCAGCTCTCAGCCCCTTTCTGCTCATGAGCAGGGACTCCAGTGCATCCAGGCTCGGTCTCTCTGGAATGAGGAATAGAAAAATCCCCATTGTCAGGAGGAACGTGTAA
- the LOC114080079 gene encoding vomeronasal type-1 receptor 4-like has product MAASDVAVGIIFLSQTVVGALGNSSLLLHYLVLYFTGCRVRHTDLMIQHLIVANLLTLLCRGVPQTVAAFGVKDFLSDVGCKLLFYLHRVGRGVSIGSTCLLSVFQAMKISPENSSCSELKVKAPKYIGVSIYLSWILYLLVNIIIISHMTGKRSNNNITSMKDFEYCSSVPYHRTTDSLHAALLTFPDALCVGLMLWASSSMVLILHRHKQRMKYVHKTSSPRSSPESTATKNILLLVSTFVSFYTLSCIFQVCMIVIYNPHWLLVKMGAIVAGSFPALSPFLLMRRDSSASRLSLSGIRNRKIPNVRRNV; this is encoded by the coding sequence ATGGCAGCCAGTGATGTGGCTGTAGGTATCATCTTCTTGTCACAGACTGTGGTTGGAGCTCTGGGcaattcctctcttctcctccattACCTGGTCCTTTACTTCACTGGGTGCAGGGTAAGACACACAGACTTGATGATTCAGCACTTGATTGTGGCCAACTTGTTAACTCTCCTATGTAGAGGAGTTCCTCAGACAGTGGCAGCTTTTGGAGTGAAAGATTTCCTCAGTGATGTTGGATGCAAGCTGCTTTTCTATCTTCACAGGGTGGGCAGGGGTGTGTCCATTGGCAGCACCTGCCTCCTGAGTGTCTTCCAGGCCATGAAGATTAGTCCTGAGAATTCCAGCTGTTCAGAGCTTAAAGTGAAAGCTCCCAAATACATTGGTGTCTCCATATACCTGAGCTGGATTCTGTACCTGCttgtaaatattataattatttcacataTGACTGGAAAAAGGAGCAACAATAATATCACAAGCATGAAAGATTTTGAATACTGTTCTAGTGTTCCTTATCACAGAACCACAGACTCACTGCATGCAGCATTGCTAACCTTCCCTGATGCCCTGTGTGTGGGGCTCATGCTCTGGGCCAGCAGCTCCATGGTGCTCATCCTGCACAGGCACAAGCAGAGAATGAAGTACGTTCATAAGACCAGCTCCCCCAGGTCCTCCCCTGAGTCTACAGCCACCAAGAACATCCTCCTCTTGGTGAGCACTTTTGTGTCTTTTTACACACTTTCCTGCATCTTTCAGGTTTGTATGATTGTTATTTATAATCCCCACTGGCTGCTGGTAAAGATGGGTGCCATAGTTGCTGGGAGTTTCCCAGCTCTCAGTCCCTTTCTGCTTATGAGAAGGGACTCCAGTGCATCCAGGCTCAGTCTCTCTGGAATAAGGAATAGGAAAATCCCCAATGTCAGGAGGAACGTGTAA